One genomic segment of Caldimonas brevitalea includes these proteins:
- a CDS encoding MbtH family protein, with protein MSWDSPETRFHVVRNDEEQYSIWPDYKPLPAGWHTVGKHGDKQECLAYIQEVWTDMRPLSLRRAMDEAEPVQAARSDSSVGSTAA; from the coding sequence ATGAGCTGGGACAGCCCCGAGACCCGTTTCCACGTGGTCAGGAACGACGAAGAGCAGTACTCGATCTGGCCCGACTACAAGCCCTTGCCGGCAGGCTGGCACACCGTCGGCAAGCACGGCGACAAACAGGAGTGCCTGGCCTATATCCAGGAGGTCTGGACCGACATGCGGCCCTTGAGCCTGCGTCGCGCGATGGACGAGGCCGAGCCGGTGCAGGCGGCCAGATCGGACAGCTCCGTCGGCTCCACCGCCGCATGA
- a CDS encoding condensation domain-containing protein, protein MFDLHPTPADLVTALRLRALLHPERSAIEFLGDGDNVTERLSYGQLDQRAQALAAVLQEAAAPGERALLLFPTGPDYVIAFFACLYAGVVAVPLYPPETGQPQAVKRLFNVAEDARPALALTDAAGLEAVVQHQLQRPGMRVLVTPQCEGAPGAWRERTARSDELAFLQYTSGSTATPKGVMVRHEHLLANHHALSQGMDEQPGDRHFSWLPLFHDMGLIFGLLQPLLQGSTLFLMSPKRFIERPRRWLEAVSRHRIRLSGGPDFAYRLCADRVRPASVAGLDLSCWEVAYCGAEPVRQSTFEAFCQLATPLGFRGRAFRPSYGLAEATLFVSAAGGQDQVADMFDTAALALGRAEPAPQGTSLVACGAPAGGTQVRIVAPDTGAVLPEGQVGEIWVQGPTVAGGYWGHGAATAASFAATDAEGHGPCLRTGDLGFIHAGQLYISSRLKDLVILRGRNHYPQDIELEIELRVPGVRPGRVAVFAAEVNDAETIGVAAEVARVKTGEARHAEVIEAIRQAVAEAFGEPAGAIALLKPGTLPKTSSGKLRRSACRDGWRDGSLQTLALYRADGPAAAPSSAAVLSTDTERQLATLWAELLDLDQVGAHDNFFALGGQSLLMTQLAARVQTDFGVALPLAACFTAANLAELARRIDEAPRVPVRAGLQPRVRSTADTTLLPLSYAQRRLWFLQSLEPTSAFYHVAIGLAFSGPVDPARWQAALDALVQRHEVLRTVFVEAAADPCQQVLPDMAVPLMQRDAEDEQVERRLVRQLLAVPFDLTRGPLLRALLLDAASARPRLVLVMHHIAVDGAALKPLLADLALHYAGAELAPVPLQYADFTLWQQAELAPRLPALVEAWRAQLLDAPVLTTLPPDLPRPPAQTHAGASLHRQLSPALVEALDKWARAERATLFMALFAAYAATLAEASGQTDLVIGTDIANRHEPGTESIVGFFVNQLPVRCRVPSAAGATAWLVQVRDTLLAAYTLQDLPFDQLVEALRPPRTLAHAPVFQTKFVFQDAPSTHSLAPGLSMQPFDIPRESAELDLLFDLSRGPEGVAVRIEYAADLYRSDTVARFAARFIARLEAWVAKAELPSPARRALVRRAASPVHSTTEPTR, encoded by the coding sequence ATGTTCGATCTTCATCCGACGCCGGCCGATCTGGTCACCGCGCTGCGGCTGCGGGCCTTGCTGCACCCCGAACGGAGCGCCATCGAGTTCCTTGGCGACGGCGACAACGTCACCGAACGCCTCAGCTACGGCCAGCTTGACCAGCGCGCGCAGGCCCTGGCCGCAGTGTTGCAGGAGGCCGCCGCTCCCGGCGAGCGGGCCCTGCTGTTGTTCCCGACCGGCCCCGACTACGTGATCGCCTTCTTTGCGTGTCTGTATGCCGGCGTGGTGGCCGTGCCGCTCTACCCGCCGGAAACCGGGCAGCCACAGGCGGTGAAGCGCTTGTTCAACGTCGCAGAGGACGCCCGCCCGGCGCTGGCACTGACCGATGCCGCGGGCCTCGAAGCGGTGGTGCAGCACCAACTTCAGCGCCCCGGCATGCGCGTGCTGGTGACGCCGCAGTGCGAGGGTGCCCCAGGTGCGTGGCGCGAGCGCACGGCCCGGTCCGACGAACTGGCGTTTCTGCAATACACCTCCGGGTCGACGGCCACACCCAAGGGCGTGATGGTGCGTCATGAGCACCTGCTCGCGAACCACCACGCCCTCTCGCAGGGCATGGACGAGCAACCCGGCGACCGGCACTTCAGCTGGTTGCCGCTGTTCCACGACATGGGCCTGATCTTCGGGCTGCTGCAGCCGCTGTTGCAGGGCAGCACGCTGTTCCTGATGTCGCCCAAGCGCTTCATCGAGCGGCCGAGACGTTGGCTGGAGGCAGTGTCGCGGCATCGCATCCGCCTGTCCGGCGGGCCCGACTTCGCTTACCGTTTGTGCGCCGACCGGGTTCGCCCGGCCAGCGTCGCCGGCCTCGACCTGTCGTGCTGGGAGGTCGCCTACTGCGGCGCCGAGCCGGTGCGCCAGAGCACCTTCGAAGCGTTCTGCCAGCTCGCCACGCCGCTCGGCTTTCGGGGCCGCGCATTCCGCCCCAGCTATGGGCTGGCCGAGGCCACGCTGTTCGTCTCGGCCGCGGGCGGGCAAGACCAGGTGGCCGATATGTTCGACACCGCAGCCCTCGCGCTCGGCCGCGCCGAACCGGCGCCGCAAGGCACCTCATTGGTCGCCTGCGGGGCGCCCGCCGGCGGCACTCAGGTGCGCATCGTCGCACCCGACACCGGCGCGGTGTTGCCGGAGGGGCAGGTCGGCGAGATCTGGGTCCAGGGGCCGACCGTGGCGGGCGGCTACTGGGGGCATGGCGCCGCCACGGCTGCCAGCTTTGCGGCCACTGACGCCGAGGGTCACGGCCCCTGTTTGCGCACCGGCGATCTCGGCTTCATCCACGCCGGGCAGCTCTACATCAGCAGCCGGCTGAAGGACCTGGTGATCCTGCGGGGGCGCAACCACTACCCGCAGGACATCGAACTCGAGATCGAATTGCGAGTCCCTGGCGTGCGACCTGGCCGCGTGGCGGTGTTCGCCGCCGAGGTGAACGACGCAGAGACCATCGGCGTGGCGGCCGAGGTGGCCCGCGTCAAGACCGGCGAGGCCCGCCATGCCGAGGTGATCGAGGCGATCCGGCAAGCGGTGGCCGAGGCCTTCGGCGAGCCGGCCGGCGCGATCGCCTTGCTGAAGCCCGGCACCTTGCCGAAAACCTCGAGCGGCAAGCTGCGACGTTCGGCCTGCCGTGACGGCTGGCGCGACGGCAGCTTGCAAACCCTCGCCCTCTACCGGGCCGACGGACCTGCCGCGGCCCCCAGTTCGGCCGCCGTGCTGTCCACCGACACCGAACGCCAGCTCGCCACGCTGTGGGCCGAACTGCTCGATCTCGACCAGGTCGGCGCGCACGACAACTTCTTCGCCCTCGGCGGTCAGTCGCTGCTGATGACGCAGCTGGCCGCGCGGGTGCAAACCGACTTCGGCGTGGCCCTGCCGCTGGCCGCCTGCTTCACGGCGGCCAACCTGGCCGAGCTGGCGCGGCGCATCGACGAAGCGCCGCGGGTCCCGGTGCGCGCAGGCCTGCAGCCCCGCGTGCGCAGCACCGCCGACACCACGCTGCTGCCGCTGTCCTATGCCCAGCGCCGTCTGTGGTTCCTGCAGTCGCTCGAGCCGACCAGCGCCTTCTATCACGTGGCCATCGGCCTGGCCTTCTCGGGCCCGGTCGACCCGGCCCGATGGCAAGCGGCGCTCGACGCCCTGGTGCAACGCCACGAAGTGCTGCGCACGGTGTTCGTCGAGGCCGCCGCCGATCCGTGCCAGCAGGTACTGCCCGACATGGCCGTGCCCCTGATGCAGCGCGACGCCGAGGACGAGCAGGTCGAGCGGCGCCTCGTGCGCCAGCTGCTGGCCGTGCCGTTCGACCTCACACGCGGCCCGCTGCTGCGCGCACTGCTGCTGGACGCCGCCAGCGCACGTCCGCGGCTCGTGCTCGTGATGCACCACATCGCCGTCGACGGCGCCGCGCTCAAGCCGCTGCTGGCCGATCTCGCGCTGCACTACGCCGGCGCCGAACTGGCGCCGGTGCCGCTGCAATACGCCGACTTCACGCTCTGGCAACAGGCCGAGCTGGCGCCGCGCCTGCCCGCGCTGGTCGAAGCCTGGCGGGCGCAGCTGCTCGATGCACCGGTGCTCACCACCTTGCCGCCCGACCTGCCACGCCCGCCGGCGCAAACGCACGCCGGCGCCAGTTTGCATCGGCAGCTCTCGCCGGCGCTGGTGGAAGCGCTTGACAAGTGGGCGAGGGCAGAACGGGCCACGCTGTTCATGGCGCTGTTTGCCGCCTATGCCGCCACCCTCGCCGAGGCGAGCGGCCAGACCGATCTGGTGATCGGCACCGACATCGCCAACCGGCACGAACCCGGCACCGAGAGCATCGTCGGCTTTTTCGTCAACCAGCTGCCGGTGCGCTGTCGCGTGCCGTCGGCGGCCGGCGCCACCGCCTGGCTGGTGCAGGTGCGCGACACGCTGCTCGCCGCCTACACCCTGCAGGACCTGCCGTTCGACCAGCTGGTCGAAGCGCTGCGTCCGCCGCGCACGCTGGCCCATGCACCGGTGTTCCAGACCAAGTTCGTGTTCCAGGACGCCCCGTCGACGCACTCGCTCGCCCCCGGCCTCTCGATGCAGCCGTTCGACATCCCGCGTGAAAGCGCCGAACTCGACCTGCTGTTCGACCTGTCCCGCGGCCCCGAGGGTGTGGCCGTGCGCATCGAATACGCCGCCGACCTCTACCGGAGCGACACCGTGGCCCGCTTCGCGGCCCGCTTCATCGCCCGGCTCGAAGCCTGGGTGGCCAAGGCCGAACTGCCGTCACCCGCCCGCCGCGCGCTGGTGCGCCGCGCCGCATCCCCTGTTCACAGCACCACGGAGCCCACCCGATGA